The following proteins are co-located in the Anser cygnoides isolate HZ-2024a breed goose chromosome 2, Taihu_goose_T2T_genome, whole genome shotgun sequence genome:
- the C1QL3 gene encoding complement C1q-like protein 3, whose product MVLLLVVLIPVLVSSAGTSAHYEMLGTCRMVCDPYGGTKAPSTAATPDRGLMQSLPTFIQGPKGEAGRPGKAGPRGPPGEPGPPGPVGPPGEKGEPGRQGLPGPPGAPGLNAAGAISAATYSTVPKIAFYAGLKRQHEGYEVLKFDDVVTNLGNHYDPTTGKFTCSIPGIYFFTYHVLMRGGDGTSMWADLCKNNQVRASAIAQDADQNYDYASNSVVLHLEPGDEVYIKLDGGKAHGGNNNKYSTFSGFIIYAD is encoded by the exons atggtgctgctgctggtcgTCCTCATCCCCGTGCTGGTGAGCTCGGCCGGCACCTCGGCGCACTACGAGATGCTGGGCACCTGCCGCATGGTCTGCGACCCCTACGGCGGCACCAAGGCGCCCAGCACGGCGGCCACGCCCGACCGCGGCCTCATGCAGTCCCTGCCCACCTTCATCCAGGGCCCCAAGGGGGAGGCCGGCCGGCCGGGCAAAgccgggccccgcggccccccgggggagccggggccgcccgggCCGGTGGGGCCGCCGGGCGAGAAGGGCGAGCCGGGCCGGCAGGGGCtgccgggcccccccggggcgccgGGGCTGAACGCGGCGGGGGCCATCAGCGCCGCCACCTACAGCACCGTGCCCAAGATCGCCTTCTACGCCGGGCTGAAGCGGCAGCACGAGGGCTACGAGGTGCTCAAGTTCGACGACGTGGTCACCAACCTGGGCAACCACTACGACCCCACCACCGGCAAGTTCACCTGCTCCATCCCCGGCATCTACTTCTTCACCTACCATGTGCTCATGCGGGGCGGCGACGGCACCAGCATGTGGGCAGACCTCTGCAAGAACAACCAG GTTCGAGCTAGTGCGATTGCTCAGGATGCTGATCAGAATTACGACTATGCCAGTAACAGCGTGGTTCTTCACTTGGAGCCAGGAGATGAAGTTTACATTAAATTAGATGGAGGAAAAGCACACggaggaaacaacaacaaatacagcACATTTTCTGGATTTATTATTTATGCCGACTGA